Genomic segment of Euzebyales bacterium:
AAGGGTCGCCTCGAACTGGGCAGCGGCCTGTACTCGGGTCCCTACAACTACGTGTCGCGCTTCGAGTCCGGCGACGAGACCAACCCCGAGGAGCTCATCGCCGCCGCCCACGCCGCGTGTTACTCGATGGCGCTGTCGGCGGACCTCGCACGGGAGGGCCACACGCCCCAGAGCGTGGCGACCGATGCGACGGTCACGTTCGATCCCGGCGGACCGAGGATCACCACCATTCACCTCACAGTCCGCGGCAGCGTGCCCGGGATCGACGCCGACACCTTCCAGACCTTCGCCGAGGGCGCCAAGCAGAACTGCCCCGTGTCGCAGGTGCTTGCCGGTGCCGACGAGATCACGCTCGAGGCGACCCTCGAGTCCTGACCCCACGTCATCCCGTCGCCGGTGCCGGGCCGCCGTTGGCCCCGCACCGGCGTGGTCATTGGGGGATGAGGACGAGGGCGACCGTCTGGGACGCGTGCCCGAGCAGGTACTCGGCGTCGTAGCCGATAAAGGCCCGGTCGCCGGACGTGTGCAGGTCCACACCGGCGACGACCAGGTCGGCCTGCACCCGCTCGGCGTGGCGCAGCAGCTCCTGGCCGAGCATCGT
This window contains:
- a CDS encoding OsmC family protein, whose product is MALERTSSARWEGNLKEGKGRLELGSGLYSGPYNYVSRFESGDETNPEELIAAAHAACYSMALSADLAREGHTPQSVATDATVTFDPGGPRITTIHLTVRGSVPGIDADTFQTFAEGAKQNCPVSQVLAGADEITLEATLES